From a region of the Corvus moneduloides isolate bCorMon1 chromosome 27, bCorMon1.pri, whole genome shotgun sequence genome:
- the IKBKB gene encoding inhibitor of nuclear factor kappa-B kinase subunit beta — MSRPPALQALTCGPWEMRERLGTGGFGNVIRWHNKETGEQLAIKQCRQELSPRNRDRWALEIQIMKRLNHPNVVAARDVPEGMQKLAPNDLPLLAMEYCQGGDLRKYLNQLENCCGLREEAILILLSDIASALRYLHENRIIHRDLKPENIVLQQGEQRLIHKIIDLGYAKELDQGSLCTSFVGTLQYLAPELLEQQKYTVTVDYWSFGTLAFECITGFRPFLPNWQPVQWHTKVRQKDELDIVVSEDLSGEVKFSSSLPCPNNLNSVLSERLEKWLQLMLMWHPRQRGTDPTYGPNGCFKALDDILNLKLLHVLNMVTGTVHTYPVTEEETLQSVTARIQSDTGIPEQDQELLQEAGLELFSQKLVTKHTADSKVNDTAAADTDLLFLFDNRKVSYEAQVALRPHPESVDCILQDPKKNLHFFQLRKVWGQIWHTIRMLKEDCNRLQQGQRAAMMNLLRYNSTLSKMKNSMASLSQQLKAKLDFFKTSIQIDLEKYKEQIEFGITSEKLLFAWKEMEQAVELCGREDDVDQLVKRMMALQTDIVDLQRSPLGRKQGGTLEDLEEQARELYRRLREKPRDQRTSGDSQEIVRLLLQAIQTFEKKVRVIYAQLSKTVVCKQKALELFPRVEKVMNLMSEDEETVVRLQEKRQKELWNLLKIACSKVRGPVTGSPESMNTSRLGSSGQLLLQVPSGTYNLSNSVRKSEELLLESRKLCSQLENVMHDTMKDQEQSFLALDWSWLQLQVEETNSPEQTQM, encoded by the exons ATGAGCCGGCCGCCCGCGCTGCAGGCGCTGACCTGCGGGCCCTGGGAGATGCGGGAGCGCCTCGGCACCGGCGGGTTCGGCAACGTCATCCGCTGGCACAACAAG GAAACCGGCGAGCAGTTGGCCATCAAGCAGTGTCGGCAGGAGCTGAGCCCGCGCAACCGCGACCGCTGGGCGCTGGAAATACAGATCATGAAGAG GCTGAACCATCCCAATGTGGTGGCTGCCCGTGATGTCCCTGAAGGGATGCAGAAGCTCGCACCAAATGACTTGCCATTGTTGGCCATGGAGTACTGCCAAGGTGGAGACCTCCGCAAG TACCTGAACCAGCTGGAGAATTGCTGTGGCTTGCGGGAAGAAGCTATTCTCATCTTGTTATCTGACATTG CTTCTGCTCTCAGATACCTTCATGAGAACAGGATCATCCACAGAGACTTGAAACCAGAGAACATTGTGCTGCAGCAAGGAGAGCAAAGG TTAATACACAAAATCATTGACCTTGGTTATGCTAAGGAGTTGGATCAGGGTAGCCTATGCACATCCTTTGTTGGGACTCTGCAGTACTTG gctccagagctgctggaacagcAGAAATATACGGTGACAGTGGATTACTGGAGCTTTGGCACACTTGCCTTTGAGTGCATTACAGGCTTCCGACCGTTCCTACCCAACTGGCAGCCAGTGCAATG GCATACAAAAGTGCGTCAGAAGGATGAGCTGGATATTGTTGTTTCAGAAGACTTATCCGGAGAAGTCAAGTTTTCTAGCAGTTTGCCCTGCCCAAACAATCTAAACAG TGTTTTGTctgagaggctggagaaatggcTGCAACTCATGTTAATGTGGCACCCACGTCAGAGAGGTACAGATCCTACGTACGGACCCAATGGGTGTTTCAAAGCTTTGGATGACATTTTGAACTTGAAG TTGCTTCATGTTTTGAACATGGTTACGGGAACTGTGCACACTTACCCTGTGACAGAGGAAGAGACTCTGCAGAGTGTGACGGCCAGGATTCAGTCAGATACGGGAATTCCAGAACAGGACCAGGAGCTACTGCAGGAAGCAGGACTTGAATTGTTTTCTCAGAAGCTGGTCACGAAACACACAGCTGATAGCAAG gTGAATGATACTGCAGCTGCAGACACAgaccttctcttcctctttgaTAACAGGAAAGTTTCCTATGAAGCTCAGGTGGCCTTGCGTCCTCATCCAGAAAGTGTTGACTGCATCC TTCAGGATCCAAAGAAGAATCTCCACTTTTTCCAGTTGCGGAAAGTGTGGGGTCAGATCTGGCACACAATCCGGATGCTGAAAGAGGACTGTAACCGGCTTCAGCAGGGGCAGCGAGCAGCCAT GATGAATCTATTGCGTTACAACAGTACCCTCTCGAAGATGAAGAATTCTATGGCCTCTCTTtctcagcagctgaaggcaAAGCTGGACTTCTTTAAAACAAGCATCCAAATTGATCTGGAAAAGTATAAAGAGCAGATTGAATTTGGAATTA CTTCTGAGAAGCTGCTATTTGCCTGGAAAGAGATGGAGCAAGCAGTGGAACTTTGTGGGCGG GAGGATGATGTGGACCAGTTAGTGAAGAGGATGATGGCCCTGCAGACAGACATTGTGGACCTACAGAGAAGCCCACTAGGTCGTAAACAAGGAGGAACACTGGAGGATTT AGAAGAACAAGCCAGAGAGCTGTACCGAAGACTGAGAGAGAAGCCAAGAG ATCAGAGGACAAGCGGTGACAGCCAGGAAATAGTACGACTGCTCCTACAGGCAATCCAgacctttgaaaaaaaagttcGAGTCATTTATGCTCAGCTCAG TAAAACTGTAGTTTGCAAACAGAAGGCATTGGAATTGTTCCCCAGAGTGGAGAAAGTGATGAATCTGATGAGTGAAGATGAGGAAACAGTTGTTAGGCTTCAGGAGAAACGACAGAAAGAACTGTGGAACTTGCTAAAAATTGCTTGt agTAAAGTACGTGGTCCTGTTACTGGCAGTCCAGAGAGCATGAACACATCACGTCTTGGTAGCTCAggtcagctgctgctgcaggtcccTTCTGGAACATACAATTTATCCAACTCTGTAAGAAAAAG TGAGGAGCTACTGCTGGAGTCCCGGAAACTTTGTAGCCAACTAGAAAACGTGATGCATGACACAATGAAGGATCAAGAGCAGAGTTTCTTG GCTCTAGActggagctggctgcagcttcagGTAGAAGAAACAAACAGTCCAGAACAAACCCAGATGTAA
- the VDAC3 gene encoding voltage-dependent anion-selective channel protein 3 isoform X1: MAVPPSYSDLGKSARDVFNKGYGFGMVKLELKTKSSSGVLEFTATGSSNTDTGKASGSLETKYKVKDYGLTFTQKWNTDNTLGTEVSVEDQLAEGLKVALDSTFVPNTGKKSGKLKTSYKRDYVHLGCNIDIDLSGPTIYGWAVLGYEGWLAGYQMAFDTAKSKLSQNNFALGYKAGDFQLHTNVNDGTEFGGSIYQKVNNKVETSVNLAWTAGSNNTRFGIAGKYQLDEKTSIVAKVNNASLIGIGYTHALRPGVKLTLSGLIDGKNFSAGGHKIGLGFELEA; encoded by the exons ATGGCTGTCCCACCATCGTACAGTGACTTGGGAAAGTCTGCCAGGGATGTATTCAACAAGGGATATG gATTTGGAATGGTCAAGTTAGAGTTGAAGACCAAGTCTTCCAGTGGGGTG TTG GAATTCACTGCAACTGGTTCTTCCAACACGGACACAGGCAAGGCTTCAGGCAGTCTAGAGACCAAATATAAGGTCAAAGACTATGGACTTACATTCACCCAGAAGTGGAACACAGATAACACATTGGGAACAGAAGTTTCTGTGGAGGATCAG ttggCTGAAGGATTGAAGGTTGCTCTTGACAGTACATTTGTACCAAACACAGG GAAGAAGAGCGGAAAGTTGAAGACCTCCTACAAAAGAGATTATGTACATCTAGGCTGCAACATAGACATTGATCTCTCTGGACCAACCATTTATGGCTGGGCAGTGTTGGGCTATGAAGGCTGGCTTGCTGGCTACCAGATGGCTTTTGATACAGCCAAGTCTAAGCTTTCACAAAATAACTTTGCCTTGGGATATAAGGCAGGAGACTTCCAGCTGCACACTAACGT GAATGATGGCACTGAGTTTGGTGGGTCTATTTATCAGAAGGTTAATAATAAGGTTGAGACATCAGTCAATCTTGCATGGACTGCTGGCAGTAACAACACACGTTTTGGTATTGCTGGAAAGTACCAACTGGATGAGAAGACTTCCATTGTG gcTAAAGTGAACAATGCCAGCCTCATTGGAATTGGTTACACTCATGCCCTGCGACCTG GTGTAAAGCTGACCCTCTCAGGCTTGATTGACGGCAAGAATTTCAGTGCTGGAGGTCACAAAATTGGTCTGGGATTTGAGCTGGAAGCTTAA
- the VDAC3 gene encoding voltage-dependent anion-selective channel protein 3 isoform X2 produces the protein MAVPPSYSDLGKSARDVFNKGYGFGMVKLELKTKSSSGVEFTATGSSNTDTGKASGSLETKYKVKDYGLTFTQKWNTDNTLGTEVSVEDQLAEGLKVALDSTFVPNTGKKSGKLKTSYKRDYVHLGCNIDIDLSGPTIYGWAVLGYEGWLAGYQMAFDTAKSKLSQNNFALGYKAGDFQLHTNVNDGTEFGGSIYQKVNNKVETSVNLAWTAGSNNTRFGIAGKYQLDEKTSIVAKVNNASLIGIGYTHALRPGVKLTLSGLIDGKNFSAGGHKIGLGFELEA, from the exons ATGGCTGTCCCACCATCGTACAGTGACTTGGGAAAGTCTGCCAGGGATGTATTCAACAAGGGATATG gATTTGGAATGGTCAAGTTAGAGTTGAAGACCAAGTCTTCCAGTGGGGTG GAATTCACTGCAACTGGTTCTTCCAACACGGACACAGGCAAGGCTTCAGGCAGTCTAGAGACCAAATATAAGGTCAAAGACTATGGACTTACATTCACCCAGAAGTGGAACACAGATAACACATTGGGAACAGAAGTTTCTGTGGAGGATCAG ttggCTGAAGGATTGAAGGTTGCTCTTGACAGTACATTTGTACCAAACACAGG GAAGAAGAGCGGAAAGTTGAAGACCTCCTACAAAAGAGATTATGTACATCTAGGCTGCAACATAGACATTGATCTCTCTGGACCAACCATTTATGGCTGGGCAGTGTTGGGCTATGAAGGCTGGCTTGCTGGCTACCAGATGGCTTTTGATACAGCCAAGTCTAAGCTTTCACAAAATAACTTTGCCTTGGGATATAAGGCAGGAGACTTCCAGCTGCACACTAACGT GAATGATGGCACTGAGTTTGGTGGGTCTATTTATCAGAAGGTTAATAATAAGGTTGAGACATCAGTCAATCTTGCATGGACTGCTGGCAGTAACAACACACGTTTTGGTATTGCTGGAAAGTACCAACTGGATGAGAAGACTTCCATTGTG gcTAAAGTGAACAATGCCAGCCTCATTGGAATTGGTTACACTCATGCCCTGCGACCTG GTGTAAAGCTGACCCTCTCAGGCTTGATTGACGGCAAGAATTTCAGTGCTGGAGGTCACAAAATTGGTCTGGGATTTGAGCTGGAAGCTTAA
- the POLB gene encoding DNA polymerase beta: MSKRKAPQESPNEGITDFLTELANYERNVNRAIHKYNAYRKAASVISRYPSKIRSGAEAKKLDGVGAKIAEKIDEFLSTGKLRKLEKIRQDDTSASINLLTRVTGIGPAAARKFVEEGIKTLEDLRKIEHKLTHHQRIGLKYFEDFEKRIPREEMLQMQEIVLKEIKKLDPNYIATVCGSFRRGAESSGDMDVLLTHPSFTSESSKQSKLLRHVVEQLEKVHFVTDMLSKGDTKFMGVCQLPDKEDGTAYPHRRIDIRLIPKDQYYCGVLYFTGSDIFNKNMRTHALEMGFTINEYTIRRLGVTGVAGEALPVECEKDIFDYIQWKYREPKDRSE, translated from the exons ATGAGCAAGCGCAAAGCTCCCCAGGAGAGCCCCAACGAGGGCATCACCGACTTCCTCACCG AACTGGCCAACTACGAGCGCAACGTGAACCGGGCCATCCACAAGTACAACGCGTACAG GAAAGCGGCCTCGGTCATATCTCGGTATCCGAGCAAGATACGGAGCGGGGCTGAAGCCAAGAAGCTG GATGGAGTAGGTGCTAAAATAGCTGAGAAGATAGACGAGTTCTTATCCACTGGAAAACTACGCAAATTGGAAAAG atTCGACAAGATGATACAAGTGCTTCTATCAACCTCCTGACACGAGTCACTGGCATTGG TCCTGCTGCCGCTAGGAAGTTTGTCGAGGAAGGAATTAAGACTCTAGAAG atcTAAGAAAAATTGAGCACAAGCTGACCCATCACCAGCGAATTGGGTTGAA GTATTTTGAAGATTTCGAGAAAAGAATCCCAAGGGAAGAAATGCTGCAAATGCAG GAAATTGTGCTGAAGGAGATAAAGAAGCTGGACCCAAACTATATTGCTACAGTCTGTGGCAGTTTTAGGCGAG GTGCAGAGTCAAGTGGTGATATGGATGTTCTCCTAACCCATCCCAGCTTCACATCTGAATCATCCAAACAG TCGAAACTTCTGCGTCATGTTGTAGAACAGCTAGAAAAAGTCCACTTTGTCACAGATATGCTTTCTAAAGGTGACACAAAATTCATG GGTGTCTGTCAGCTGCCAGATAAAGAAGATGGAACAGCCTATCCACATAGGAGAATCGACATCCG GCTTATCCCGAAAGATCAGTATTACTGTGGTGTACTGTATTTCACAGGAAGTGATATATTCAATAAGAACATGAGAACTCATGCTCTGGAAATGGGCTTCACAATCAATGAATATACCATACGTCGTTTGGGTGTTACTG GAGTTGCTGGAGAGGCCCTGCCAGTAGAATGCGAAAAAGACATCTTTGACTATATCCAGTGGAAGTACCGAGAGCCAAAGGATCGGAGTGAATAA